In Diabrotica undecimpunctata isolate CICGRU chromosome 4, icDiaUnde3, whole genome shotgun sequence, a single genomic region encodes these proteins:
- the LOC140438943 gene encoding uncharacterized protein: MLTRADFIEEAQEIFSKVSKVLESGCFHLRQWCSNSSNVLKDIPKSESAFVILEFLSVDNKTKTLGLIWSCSSNSLCYNINTTLSKQVIAKRSVLSLMANIFDPLGLLSPCTIIGKIIMQHLWCNQLSWDNNLPEELYSKWINLQNELPLLHNLSISRHAILCNPTELQLHGFCDASERAYGACVYIRSSDKHGKVQVSLLCAKTKVAPVKTISIPRLELCGALLLARLVDKVKTAINLQFN; this comes from the coding sequence ATGCTAACGAGAGCTGATTTTATTGAAGAAGCTCAAGAAATTTTCAGCAAGGTATCCAAGGTATTGGAGAGTGGTTGCTTTCACCTGAGACAATGGTGTTCCAACAGCTCAAACGTCCTAAAGGATATACCCAAGTCTGAATCAGCTTTCGTTATTTTAGAGTTTTTAAGCGTTGATAATAAGACGAAGACCTTAGGGTTAATATGGTCGTGTTCGAGCAATAGCTTATGCTATAATATCAATACAACTTTGTCTAAACAAGTAATCGCTAAGAGATCCGTTTTATCCTTAATGGCAAACATTTTTGATCCTTTAGGTCTATTAAGCCCATGTACTATTATAGGTAAAATCATTATGCAACACTTATGGTGCAATCAATTATCCTGGGACAATAATTTACCTGAAGAATTGTATTCTAAATGGATCAACCTGCAAAACGAACTTCCTTTGTTACACAATTTGTCAATATCACGGCATGCAATATTATGCAATCCAACAGAGTTGCAGTTGCATGGTTTCTGCGATGCATCAGAGCGTGCATATGGTGCTTGTGTATACATTAGGAGTTCCGATAAACATGGTAAGGTACAAGTTAGTTTATTGTGTGCAAAAACCAAGGTTGCACCTGTAAAAACCATCAGTATTCCTCGCCTAGAGCTTTGCGGTGCCTTGCTACTGGCACGCCTAGTAGATAAGGTCAAGACCGcaataaatttacaatttaattaa